A genome region from Sediminispirochaeta bajacaliforniensis DSM 16054 includes the following:
- a CDS encoding DeoR/GlpR family DNA-binding transcription regulator, translating to METDNKDIIAEMLAEQRRQKIIELIRENGSARVSYLSETFGVTEPTIRQDLMKLESDGEIVRDHGGAFLKDFSKGVKELSLHHMENLDKKIPIGKKAAEFIHDGDTIILDSGSTVTEAAKNIAGRKNLKVITNSLNITLLLGAEPSHEVHLTGGEFKAPTLSLTGEKAAEFIANTFVDKLFLATAGISLKAGLMYPGFSDLPVKRAMIDAAETVYLLADSTKIGKTAFALLGGLECIDYLITDPGISKADIEQLQDLGIEVIIAE from the coding sequence GTGGAAACAGACAATAAGGACATTATAGCCGAGATGCTCGCCGAACAACGCCGACAGAAGATCATTGAACTTATCCGGGAAAACGGGAGTGCACGGGTAAGCTACCTTAGCGAAACCTTTGGGGTCACGGAACCGACTATTCGCCAGGATCTTATGAAACTGGAGAGCGACGGGGAAATTGTCAGGGACCACGGCGGTGCTTTCTTAAAGGACTTTTCAAAGGGCGTAAAAGAGCTATCCCTCCACCATATGGAAAATCTCGACAAAAAGATTCCGATAGGGAAAAAGGCCGCCGAATTCATTCACGACGGAGACACCATCATTCTTGACTCAGGCTCCACGGTAACCGAGGCGGCAAAGAATATCGCAGGGAGAAAGAATCTGAAGGTCATTACCAACAGCTTGAATATTACCCTCCTGCTTGGCGCCGAACCGAGCCATGAAGTACATCTTACAGGAGGGGAATTCAAGGCACCGACCCTTTCCCTCACAGGAGAAAAGGCGGCGGAGTTTATTGCAAACACCTTCGTCGACAAGCTGTTTCTTGCAACGGCGGGAATATCCTTGAAAGCTGGTCTGATGTATCCCGGATTCAGCGATCTCCCTGTAAAACGGGCCATGATAGACGCCGCAGAAACTGTCTATCTCCTCGCCGATTCAACCAAGATAGGAAAGACTGCCTTTGCCCTTTTGGGAGGGCTGGAGTGTATCGACTATCTGATTACCGACCCGGGAATCTCAAAAGCCGACATCGAGCAACTTCAGGATTTGGGCATCGAAGTGATTATTGCCGAGTAA
- a CDS encoding winged helix-turn-helix domain-containing protein, whose product MDLKLKIYFVDEEGEKFMGAGVLWLLEGIRRHGSIRKAAKEMNLSYAKAHMMMRRLEEALGRQVLSRRKGGEAREGAVLTEYGEGFVETYLTFENEIKHFSRGSFAKFVAEMDERFPE is encoded by the coding sequence ATGGATTTGAAACTCAAGATCTACTTTGTGGATGAAGAGGGTGAAAAGTTTATGGGCGCCGGGGTCCTCTGGCTTTTAGAGGGGATCCGGCGCCACGGTTCCATCCGGAAGGCGGCTAAAGAGATGAACCTTTCCTACGCCAAGGCCCATATGATGATGCGCAGACTGGAAGAGGCCCTGGGTAGACAGGTTTTAAGCCGACGCAAGGGGGGCGAAGCCCGGGAGGGGGCGGTCCTTACCGAGTACGGCGAGGGGTTCGTTGAAACCTATCTCACCTTTGAAAATGAGATAAAGCATTTCTCAAGGGGAAGTTTCGCTAAATTTGTCGCCGAGATGGATGAGCGCTTTCCCGAATAA
- a CDS encoding aminotransferase class I/II-fold pyridoxal phosphate-dependent enzyme, translating into MNTIAHELNERLEGSTAYRLLSDFGKRFYFPKGIVAQSAEAKQKAHRFNATVGMATKGPVPMYLKGIKDLVPGIEEQEIFPYAPTPGVPELRKLWRSEMDRKNPSLKGKNTSLPLVTSGLTHGISVVSDLFLDEGDSIVVPDMFWGNYRLIFEGRNKAKILSFPFFNDEGGLHVSALKDTLESVEGDKVALILNFPNNPTGYSPSEREADQIVAVLKSLADEGKKVLCITDDAYFGLFYEKGTCTESLFARLADLHENIFAVKVDGATKEEFAWGFRIGFITYAGHGMSGDQYEALEKKTMGAIRSSISNSSKIAQSLLLRGMKEPGYLDQKQEAFSILEARYRKVRDVVGRFPSDAPLQPLPFNSGYFMTFVYKGNSEKLRLHLLEKYGVGTISIQEKYLRIAYSSVEIENLEELYQTILKAAGEVL; encoded by the coding sequence ATGAATACAATTGCACATGAACTGAACGAGCGTTTGGAAGGAAGTACTGCGTATCGGCTCTTGTCCGATTTTGGAAAACGGTTTTACTTTCCAAAGGGGATCGTTGCTCAATCCGCAGAGGCGAAGCAGAAAGCCCATCGCTTTAACGCAACGGTAGGAATGGCCACAAAAGGGCCCGTACCGATGTACCTGAAGGGAATCAAGGATCTTGTTCCGGGAATCGAGGAACAGGAGATATTTCCCTATGCTCCGACCCCCGGTGTCCCCGAGCTTCGTAAGCTTTGGAGAAGCGAAATGGACCGGAAGAATCCTTCTCTCAAAGGAAAGAACACGAGTCTTCCCCTTGTTACCAGCGGCCTAACCCACGGAATTTCCGTTGTTTCTGACCTTTTTCTCGACGAAGGGGACAGCATCGTTGTGCCCGATATGTTCTGGGGCAATTATCGTCTGATATTCGAGGGCAGGAACAAGGCGAAAATTCTCTCTTTTCCCTTTTTCAATGATGAAGGCGGGCTCCATGTTTCCGCCCTTAAAGATACCCTCGAATCGGTCGAGGGGGATAAGGTGGCCCTCATCCTCAATTTTCCGAATAACCCCACCGGTTACAGTCCCTCCGAACGTGAGGCCGACCAGATCGTGGCCGTTCTCAAGAGCCTTGCCGATGAGGGAAAGAAGGTCCTGTGTATTACCGATGATGCCTATTTCGGTCTCTTCTATGAAAAGGGAACCTGTACCGAGTCGCTTTTTGCACGACTTGCCGATCTTCACGAGAATATTTTTGCCGTGAAAGTGGACGGTGCAACCAAGGAGGAGTTCGCCTGGGGTTTTCGGATCGGTTTCATCACCTACGCCGGTCATGGAATGAGTGGTGATCAGTATGAGGCTTTGGAAAAGAAAACCATGGGTGCCATTCGATCATCCATCAGTAATTCAAGTAAGATTGCTCAGAGCCTCTTGCTTCGGGGCATGAAAGAGCCGGGATATCTCGATCAAAAGCAGGAGGCTTTTTCCATTCTTGAGGCCAGATACCGCAAGGTCCGTGATGTTGTCGGCCGTTTTCCCTCCGATGCGCCGCTTCAGCCCCTTCCCTTTAACAGTGGTTATTTCATGACGTTTGTCTATAAAGGCAATAGTGAAAAACTCCGGCTTCACCTTTTGGAGAAGTATGGAGTCGGGACCATATCGATTCAGGAGAAGTATCTCAGGATCGCCTATTCCAGTGTGGAGATCGAAAACCTTGAAGAACTCTACCAGACGATACTGAAAGCGGCCGGTGAGGTGCTGTAG
- the arcC gene encoding carbamate kinase: protein MAGEVIVIALGGNAIKQAHETGTTEEQFLNVDKTAEQIAKIVESGYKPVITHGNGPQAGALLIQQEEAKASVPPQSLAVCGAMTQGQIGWMMQNRIAFHLQKADLTASVCSLVTQVEVSADDPDFQNPSKPVGPFYNADEAVRLEREKGYRIKEVKPGVHKGWRRVVPSPEPISILEKEIIQDLVRHGALVIASGGGGIPVKKEDDGSYSGVDAVIDKDRAGFCLAQVVSADILMILTDVEKVCINFNKPNQQELGEITVNEAKAYMTEGHFLAGSMGPKVEAAIRFASWSGKEAIITSLDKALDAIEGKTGTHIRA from the coding sequence ATGGCTGGTGAAGTAATCGTTATTGCTCTCGGCGGAAACGCCATCAAACAAGCCCATGAGACGGGCACGACGGAAGAACAGTTTCTCAATGTGGATAAGACTGCCGAACAGATCGCCAAAATTGTGGAGTCGGGATATAAACCGGTTATTACCCACGGAAACGGCCCCCAGGCAGGCGCACTTCTGATACAGCAGGAAGAGGCCAAGGCGAGTGTTCCTCCTCAGAGTCTTGCCGTTTGCGGTGCCATGACGCAGGGACAGATCGGATGGATGATGCAGAACAGAATAGCCTTCCACCTGCAAAAAGCAGACCTTACGGCTTCCGTCTGTTCTTTAGTGACGCAAGTTGAAGTAAGCGCGGATGATCCCGATTTTCAAAATCCTTCAAAGCCGGTAGGCCCTTTTTATAACGCAGATGAGGCGGTACGGCTGGAGCGCGAAAAAGGATACAGGATAAAAGAGGTTAAGCCCGGCGTTCACAAGGGATGGCGTAGGGTCGTGCCCTCTCCTGAACCCATATCAATCCTTGAAAAGGAAATTATCCAGGACCTCGTACGACATGGTGCACTTGTGATAGCTTCCGGCGGCGGTGGAATTCCCGTTAAGAAAGAGGATGATGGTAGCTATTCCGGGGTGGATGCTGTTATTGATAAAGACCGTGCCGGTTTTTGCCTTGCCCAGGTAGTATCCGCCGATATTCTCATGATTCTTACCGATGTTGAGAAGGTATGCATCAATTTCAATAAACCGAACCAGCAGGAGCTTGGTGAAATTACGGTGAACGAGGCAAAGGCTTACATGACAGAGGGGCATTTCCTTGCTGGAAGCATGGGGCCGAAGGTTGAGGCGGCGATCCGGTTCGCCTCGTGGAGCGGAAAAGAAGCGATTATTACCAGTTTGGATAAGGCACTGGATGCCATTGAAGGGAAAACGGGGACACACATACGGGCCTGA
- a CDS encoding Sapep family Mn(2+)-dependent dipeptidase: MSIKGFLETSWDQFLSDLDEFISIESIEGEPLPGAPFGPGPAAALSWYLSRARSFGFHTSNFDGFAGEVLWDPFETGNAGIGVIVHVDVVPAYGTWSVPPFRLSRNEGKLFGRGVFDDKGPALGILYALAALREEGFLPFQPIRIILGTNEESGMQGIAEYRRRRPDPHLSFTPDAPFPVVRGEKGILDCEFVWELSSSHSAEDEDSIVLLELENGPDASVRSVPAFCRMLLSVPCRLLDDFRGLVEQEPMVDFAIPNELKPCRVELRFSGVAAPSTTPWLGVNALVAALSFLDRCAVRIPLASPFDRIAAFGTASLLEQFHGEGLGLGELSDESGKVSCNPGLACLQSGRFSIVVQLRYPISASPDFVTGMIRSSLEKWGGHVLPLRHLPPISFPEGLPLVGKLLASYRSISGDISARPVIMSGGTYARAMSNCVGFGPLFPGSELTAHKADEYITEADLLSAVEIWSDAVMTLCMG, from the coding sequence TTGTCGATTAAGGGATTCCTCGAAACATCATGGGATCAATTTCTTTCTGATCTTGACGAATTTATTTCAATAGAGAGCATCGAGGGGGAGCCTTTACCTGGGGCCCCCTTCGGACCTGGGCCTGCCGCTGCTCTTTCGTGGTACCTTTCCCGGGCCCGTAGCTTCGGTTTTCATACATCAAATTTTGATGGATTTGCCGGAGAGGTCCTCTGGGATCCTTTTGAGACTGGAAACGCCGGAATCGGGGTGATAGTCCACGTAGATGTGGTCCCGGCCTACGGTACATGGAGCGTCCCCCCGTTTCGCTTGAGCCGTAACGAGGGGAAATTGTTCGGACGAGGGGTCTTCGACGACAAAGGTCCGGCCCTGGGGATCTTGTATGCCCTTGCTGCCCTCCGTGAAGAGGGATTTCTCCCCTTTCAACCGATCCGTATCATTCTCGGCACAAACGAGGAAAGCGGTATGCAGGGAATTGCCGAATACCGTCGCCGTCGTCCCGATCCTCATCTCTCCTTTACCCCCGATGCTCCCTTTCCCGTTGTCCGCGGCGAGAAAGGCATCCTTGATTGTGAGTTTGTCTGGGAGCTTTCTTCCTCACATTCTGCGGAAGATGAAGACTCCATTGTGCTCCTGGAGCTTGAAAACGGTCCCGATGCTTCGGTAAGGTCGGTCCCCGCCTTCTGCCGTATGCTCCTTTCCGTTCCTTGCCGCCTGCTTGATGATTTTCGCGGTTTGGTGGAGCAGGAACCTATGGTTGATTTTGCCATTCCAAATGAGCTTAAACCCTGCAGGGTCGAACTCCGTTTTTCGGGTGTGGCAGCCCCCTCGACCACGCCCTGGTTGGGGGTGAATGCGCTTGTCGCCGCTCTCTCGTTTCTTGATCGCTGTGCTGTGAGGATACCTCTTGCTTCTCCCTTTGACCGCATCGCCGCCTTTGGCACCGCTTCTCTGTTGGAGCAGTTTCACGGGGAGGGCCTCGGCCTTGGTGAGCTTTCCGATGAATCCGGTAAGGTTTCCTGTAATCCCGGGCTTGCCTGCCTGCAGTCAGGCCGCTTTTCGATTGTGGTCCAGCTTCGTTATCCCATAAGCGCCTCTCCTGATTTCGTGACCGGGATGATCCGTAGCAGTCTTGAGAAATGGGGCGGGCATGTTCTTCCGCTCCGACATCTGCCTCCCATCTCCTTTCCCGAAGGGCTCCCCCTTGTCGGGAAGCTCCTTGCCTCCTATCGATCCATATCCGGAGATATTTCGGCCCGCCCCGTTATCATGTCCGGTGGAACATACGCTCGTGCCATGAGTAACTGCGTCGGGTTCGGTCCCCTCTTTCCCGGCTCGGAATTGACGGCCCATAAGGCTGATGAATATATCACCGAGGCCGACTTACTGAGTGCCGTTGAGATCTGGTCCGATGCTGTTATGACTCTTTGCATGGGGTAA
- a CDS encoding RidA family protein has translation MHKAINAPGAPAAVGPYSHAVRAGNLVFTSGQLGFDKDRGELAEGIEAQTRQSFENLISVLKAAGSGLDRVVKVMVFLNSMDDFAAMNGVYASYLSEPYPARSCVEVAKLPLGGLVEIEMVALVD, from the coding sequence ATGCATAAAGCAATTAATGCTCCAGGCGCACCGGCCGCCGTCGGTCCCTACAGTCATGCCGTACGGGCGGGAAACCTGGTGTTTACTTCGGGGCAGCTCGGATTCGACAAGGATCGTGGTGAGCTTGCAGAGGGTATTGAGGCGCAAACACGCCAATCCTTTGAAAACCTTATCTCTGTGCTTAAAGCTGCGGGGAGCGGACTTGATCGGGTAGTGAAGGTGATGGTCTTTCTCAACAGCATGGACGATTTTGCCGCAATGAATGGGGTATATGCCTCCTATCTTTCCGAACCCTATCCTGCGAGAAGCTGCGTCGAGGTAGCCAAACTTCCCCTCGGGGGATTGGTTGAAATCGAGATGGTAGCACTTGTCGATTAA
- a CDS encoding ABC transporter ATP-binding protein, producing MRKPILSTHALVTGYRSRHRERILGRLPDLELYRGEMVCLIGPNGSGKSTLLKTLTGVIPPLSGSIYLSEVPLLSISAGDRARSIAVVLTGRPDSGFLTVRQLVSMGRYPHRRYGTGTKKEDEAIVDRSLVLVGAEDLASVRASDLSDGEFQKVMIARALAQEPELLVLDEPAAFLDLTRRVELMHLLRTIAREEGTSILLSSHDLELVLRSSDRVWLMEQRGGMRFGAPEDLVLSGVLEEVFHGEGVSFNRELGAFVADRPVLARAVVDLSDEAEAPIKMWTGRALSRVGVASVEDGDREHADFRIRIRRAETLCTWEVEDENGVRSFTSLYDLSRALDQEKGIARLD from the coding sequence ATGCGGAAGCCGATTCTGTCCACTCATGCCCTGGTTACCGGATACCGCAGTCGGCATCGCGAGCGAATTCTCGGGCGACTGCCTGATCTTGAACTGTATCGCGGTGAGATGGTCTGCCTTATCGGACCCAATGGATCCGGGAAATCAACGTTGTTAAAGACCCTGACAGGGGTGATTCCTCCTCTGTCGGGGAGTATCTATCTTTCCGAGGTCCCGCTTCTTTCGATAAGCGCCGGGGATCGTGCCCGCTCTATTGCAGTTGTTCTTACCGGCCGCCCAGATTCCGGCTTTCTTACCGTGCGGCAACTTGTTTCCATGGGACGCTATCCCCACAGGCGTTATGGTACGGGGACGAAAAAAGAGGATGAGGCTATCGTTGACCGTTCTCTTGTTTTGGTCGGAGCAGAAGATCTTGCCTCCGTGAGGGCCTCCGATCTTTCCGATGGAGAGTTCCAAAAGGTCATGATTGCACGGGCTCTGGCGCAGGAGCCGGAGCTCCTCGTTCTCGACGAGCCTGCTGCTTTTCTCGATCTTACCCGTCGGGTCGAACTCATGCATCTCCTTCGCACCATTGCCAGGGAGGAAGGGACCTCTATCCTGCTCTCCAGCCATGATCTCGAACTCGTGCTCCGTTCAAGCGACAGGGTGTGGCTTATGGAACAGAGAGGGGGAATGCGTTTCGGAGCTCCCGAGGATTTGGTGTTAAGCGGCGTGCTGGAAGAGGTTTTCCATGGCGAAGGGGTCAGCTTCAATCGGGAGCTTGGGGCCTTTGTTGCCGACCGTCCTGTTCTGGCTCGTGCCGTTGTTGATCTCTCGGACGAGGCGGAGGCACCAATTAAGATGTGGACCGGTCGCGCTCTTTCCCGTGTCGGCGTGGCTTCCGTCGAGGATGGTGATCGGGAGCATGCCGATTTCAGGATACGTATCCGTCGTGCAGAGACGCTTTGCACCTGGGAAGTGGAGGATGAGAACGGGGTTAGAAGCTTCACGAGCCTCTATGATCTCTCCCGGGCCTTGGATCAGGAAAAGGGGATAGCGCGACTGGACTGA
- a CDS encoding iron ABC transporter permease, whose translation MNRIFQWSGLLLLLLLLLLAGILFGSVDLPLSTVWRALYTTGGVPEQWRTIIVEFRLPRSLTALLAGAALSVSGLFMQTLFRNPLAGPSVLGINAGANLGVALVVLSSGIGGSAGLLTGLNGAGRWSLAIAAVCGSLLVLLIILAASRRVASVTVLLLFGILFGYAANALVTLLIHFSAAEQIHSYITWSFGSFASTSWDHLAVMAPVLGLALFVSFMIAGPSDVMILGQVYAVTMGVPIIAVRGAMIVCTALLAGTVGAFCGPVTFLGVAVPHLARGIFSASDHRTLIPASALSGASVALAADLIARLPGSNLSLPLNAVTSLFGAPVVMYVLLRERSGSGAL comes from the coding sequence ATGAATAGAATCTTTCAATGGAGCGGATTGCTGTTGCTTCTTTTGCTTCTTTTGCTGGCTGGAATCCTCTTCGGTTCGGTGGATCTTCCCTTGTCTACGGTGTGGAGAGCGCTATATACTACCGGTGGGGTTCCCGAACAATGGAGAACCATCATCGTCGAATTCAGGCTTCCCCGATCTCTTACCGCCCTTTTAGCCGGGGCAGCTCTCTCCGTAAGCGGTCTTTTCATGCAAACGTTATTCCGAAACCCCCTTGCAGGGCCTTCTGTTTTGGGTATCAATGCGGGTGCAAACCTTGGGGTCGCCCTGGTGGTTCTCAGCAGTGGTATCGGAGGCAGCGCCGGCCTGCTTACCGGGCTTAACGGTGCCGGGCGCTGGAGCCTCGCCATTGCCGCGGTTTGCGGCTCTCTGCTTGTTCTCTTGATTATTCTTGCTGCCTCCAGAAGAGTGGCCTCCGTCACCGTGCTCCTGCTCTTTGGCATCCTTTTTGGCTATGCCGCAAATGCCCTCGTTACCCTGCTGATCCATTTTTCCGCTGCCGAGCAGATCCACTCCTATATCACCTGGAGTTTCGGGAGCTTTGCCTCCACGAGTTGGGACCATCTGGCCGTCATGGCTCCTGTCCTCGGTCTTGCCCTGTTTGTTTCGTTCATGATTGCCGGCCCCTCCGATGTGATGATCCTTGGACAGGTCTATGCCGTAACCATGGGAGTTCCGATCATTGCTGTACGGGGTGCCATGATAGTTTGTACCGCTCTTCTTGCCGGAACCGTCGGGGCCTTCTGCGGACCCGTTACCTTTCTCGGCGTTGCCGTTCCCCATCTTGCCAGGGGGATCTTTTCGGCTTCGGATCATCGGACTCTGATTCCCGCCTCCGCCCTTTCGGGGGCTTCGGTTGCTCTTGCTGCGGATTTGATAGCACGGCTGCCGGGCAGTAATCTTTCCCTGCCGTTAAACGCCGTCACCAGCCTCTTCGGGGCACCCGTGGTGATGTATGTGCTCCTGCGGGAGCGAAGCGGCTCGGGGGCCCTGTAA
- a CDS encoding ABC transporter substrate-binding protein has protein sequence MKPSLRTVFILCLLKIAFLPPYLFASGVPEPSSSVVAVEVPVERKGDGAYWQDPVFRISPRYAKGFSVRYRTSGSGEYALLSVERSWAGAAAAPALYLLLPPDSEVDTDTPEFAGALPVRIPVHSIATLSSTYLHPLVMLGLADAVVAHDAMSSVGDEEILERFDVGKIVEVGNGPGLDIERLLMAAPDIVMTTGASGEWNLVPLLAKGGLTAVLNGDYLEASPLARAEWIKFIALFFGKEQEAKEIFSTIEKRYRETAELTSDLVFSDRPTVLLNNPFGGSWTVPGGESYMARLIKDAGGRYLWDDVPGTGSVSLDLEAVFLRAYDADIWLHQYGWSSLGDVRAADPRFADFRAVRNGAVINNDKARTPGGGNEFYGSGIIRPDLILSDLVAIFHPDLLPDHHFVYYRPLSKEGR, from the coding sequence TTGAAACCATCTTTACGTACTGTTTTTATCCTTTGTCTGTTGAAAATCGCCTTCCTTCCTCCATATCTTTTTGCATCCGGAGTGCCGGAACCTTCTTCGTCTGTCGTGGCGGTGGAGGTTCCCGTCGAGCGGAAGGGGGACGGGGCATATTGGCAGGATCCCGTTTTTCGGATTTCACCCCGCTATGCAAAGGGATTTTCCGTCCGTTACAGAACCTCTGGTTCCGGCGAATATGCCCTTCTCTCGGTAGAGCGTTCCTGGGCTGGTGCTGCGGCGGCCCCCGCCCTTTATCTTTTACTTCCGCCGGATAGTGAGGTTGATACAGATACTCCGGAGTTTGCGGGAGCTCTTCCTGTCAGAATTCCGGTGCACTCCATAGCAACCCTCTCCTCAACCTATCTTCATCCCCTGGTGATGTTGGGGCTTGCCGATGCCGTTGTCGCCCATGATGCAATGAGCTCTGTTGGGGATGAGGAGATTTTAGAACGTTTTGATGTCGGAAAGATTGTCGAAGTCGGCAACGGCCCCGGACTTGATATCGAACGGCTTCTCATGGCAGCACCCGATATCGTTATGACTACCGGTGCCTCCGGGGAGTGGAACCTGGTACCGCTGCTTGCAAAGGGGGGGCTGACGGCCGTACTCAATGGCGATTATCTCGAGGCATCTCCCCTTGCGCGGGCGGAATGGATCAAATTTATCGCACTCTTTTTTGGTAAGGAGCAGGAAGCAAAGGAAATCTTTTCCACGATCGAAAAACGCTATCGCGAAACGGCTGAGCTTACCTCGGATCTTGTTTTTTCCGATAGGCCGACGGTCCTCCTCAACAATCCCTTCGGAGGCAGTTGGACCGTTCCCGGAGGGGAGAGTTATATGGCCCGCCTGATTAAAGATGCGGGGGGGCGCTATCTATGGGACGATGTTCCGGGAACCGGCAGCGTTTCTCTTGACCTGGAAGCGGTTTTTCTTCGGGCGTATGATGCCGATATATGGCTCCACCAATACGGTTGGAGTTCTCTTGGTGATGTTCGTGCCGCCGACCCTCGATTCGCCGATTTTCGGGCGGTTCGAAACGGGGCGGTGATCAATAACGATAAGGCGCGTACCCCGGGAGGCGGCAATGAGTTTTATGGGTCGGGAATCATTCGCCCCGATCTGATATTGTCCGATCTGGTTGCCATCTTTCATCCCGACCTTCTGCCCGACCACCACTTCGTCTACTATCGCCCGCTTTCTAAGGAGGGGCGGTAA
- a CDS encoding MalY/PatB family protein → MNNYDTTPDRRGTGSIKWDQKPHESAPEQIPLWVADMDFPTPEAVTKAIAERNSHPIFGYTMAGDGYYRELDRWFSRRFDFSIEKESVTISPGIVPAIHAAIRAFTEPGDDVIIQNPVYYPFASAVTDNGRNLMVNNLVERHGYYTMNLQELEEMAASAKLMVLCSPHNPVGRVWDPGELEDVARIAKQHKLIVVSDEIHCDLVMPDAPRRHTPFPLLDEGVAEQTVLCTAPSKTFNIPGLATSNIVITDSRLRKRFREELKRSCGDLPNCFGAVACEAAYREGEAWLEETLKYIMGNRDALTLFLKENIPDITVMPLEATYLLWLDVRPILAKSSLTSSQLERLFIDEAGVWLESGSLFGTSGEGFLRANIACSRTLLLQAFEKVAAVLQA, encoded by the coding sequence ATGAACAACTACGACACAACACCGGACAGACGGGGAACGGGGTCGATCAAATGGGATCAAAAACCCCATGAAAGCGCCCCCGAACAAATTCCCCTATGGGTTGCAGATATGGATTTTCCGACTCCGGAAGCGGTAACCAAGGCCATTGCCGAACGGAACAGCCATCCCATATTCGGATATACCATGGCAGGCGACGGTTATTACCGGGAACTCGACAGATGGTTCTCAAGGAGGTTTGATTTTTCGATAGAAAAAGAGAGCGTTACCATATCCCCGGGAATCGTTCCGGCAATACATGCCGCGATAAGGGCCTTTACCGAACCGGGAGACGATGTCATCATCCAAAATCCGGTCTATTACCCTTTTGCTTCGGCTGTTACTGATAATGGCCGAAATCTCATGGTCAATAATCTTGTTGAAAGACACGGATACTACACCATGAATCTTCAAGAGCTCGAAGAGATGGCCGCCTCTGCAAAATTGATGGTCCTTTGCAGCCCGCACAATCCTGTCGGAAGGGTGTGGGATCCCGGAGAGTTGGAAGATGTTGCCCGCATCGCGAAACAGCATAAGCTTATCGTGGTTTCCGACGAGATTCACTGCGATTTAGTCATGCCTGACGCTCCCCGTCGCCACACACCCTTTCCTCTGCTGGATGAGGGAGTCGCGGAACAGACAGTTCTCTGTACGGCACCGAGTAAGACCTTCAATATTCCGGGACTTGCAACCAGCAACATCGTCATCACCGATAGTCGGTTGAGAAAGCGTTTTCGCGAGGAACTCAAGCGAAGTTGCGGTGATCTGCCCAATTGCTTCGGCGCCGTTGCCTGCGAAGCAGCCTACCGAGAGGGCGAGGCATGGCTCGAGGAGACATTGAAATACATTATGGGTAACAGGGATGCCTTGACCCTTTTCCTAAAAGAAAATATCCCTGATATCACCGTCATGCCCCTGGAGGCGACATACCTGCTTTGGCTTGATGTTCGGCCGATTCTAGCGAAGAGCAGTTTGACAAGCTCGCAGCTGGAACGCTTATTCATCGATGAAGCGGGAGTCTGGCTGGAATCGGGATCGCTCTTCGGCACTTCGGGCGAGGGTTTTCTCAGGGCCAATATTGCCTGCTCAAGAACGCTTCTACTACAGGCTTTTGAGAAGGTGGCGGCGGTTCTGCAAGCATAA